The Algiphilus sp. sequence CACGACCATGTCGGCCTGAACAAGCGCGAGGCCAAGGAGATCGTGGACCTCTTCTTCGATACGCTCAGCGAGACGCTGGCGAACGGGGAATCGGTCCGGCTGTCCGGCTTCGGCAACTTCGAGCTCCGCGACAAGTCCCAGCGTCCCGGCCGCAACCCCAAGACCGGCGAGGAGATTCCCATCTCCGCCCGCCGCGTCGTCACCTTCAGGCCCGGCCAGAAGCTGCGCCTGCGCGTGGACGGATAAGCATTGACCCAACAGGCACGCACCGCCGAGCACCCCACGGACGAACAGCACCTGCCGCCCGTGCCGGAGAAGCGCTACTTCGCGATCGGCGAGGTCGCGCGCCTGTGCGCGGTCAAGCCGCACGTCCTGCGCTACTGGGAGCAGGAATTCCCGCAGCTGCGTCCCTCAAAGCGCCGCGGCAACCGCCGCTACTACCAGCGCGAGGACGTCTACACCGTCCGCAACATTCGCCACCTGCTGTAC is a genomic window containing:
- a CDS encoding integration host factor subunit alpha — its product is MALTKAELAEALHDHVGLNKREAKEIVDLFFDTLSETLANGESVRLSGFGNFELRDKSQRPGRNPKTGEEIPISARRVVTFRPGQKLRLRVDG
- a CDS encoding MerR family transcriptional regulator; protein product: MTQQARTAEHPTDEQHLPPVPEKRYFAIGEVARLCAVKPHVLRYWEQEFPQLRPSKRRGNRRYYQREDVYTVRNIRHLLYDEGFTISGARHRLEEFAALKGGVPHPGNADDLPTALREIRKELEAALALLDRF